Below is a genomic region from Actinoallomurus bryophytorum.
TGGGCACCGCCGGGCAGGCCGAGATCGACATCAAGTTCGACTCGATGTTGAAGATGGCCGACAAGCTGATGCTCTACAAGTACATCGTGAAGAGCGTCGCGCGGCAGGCGGGCAAGACGGTCACGTTCATGCCGAAGCCCATCTTCGGTGACAACGGCTCCGGCATGCACTGCCACCAGTCGCTGTGGAAGGACGGCTCGCCGCTCTTCTACGACGAGGTCGGCTACGCCGGTCTGTCGGACATGGCCCGCTACTACATCGGCGGCCTGCTCAAGCACGCGTCCTCGCTGCTGGCCTTCACGAACCCGACGGTGAACTCCTACCACCGCCTGGTCCCGGGCTATGAGGCACCGGTCAACCTGGTCTACTCCCAGCGCAACCGCTCGGCCTGCGTCCGCATCCCGATCACCGGCTCGAACCCCAAGGCCAAGCGCCTGGAGTTCCGCGTGCCGGACCCGTCGGCCAACCCGTACCTCGCCTTCCCTGCGATGCTGATGGCCGGCCTGGACGGCATCAAGAACAAGATCGAGCCGGCGGAGCCGGTGGACAAGGACCTGTACGAGCTGCCGCCGGAGGAGGCCCGCAGCGTCCCGCAGGTGCCGGGTTCGCTGGACGCGGTGCTCAACTCTCTCGAGGCCGACCACGACTACCTCCTCGAGGGCGGCGTGTTCACGCCGGACCTCATCGAGACGTGGATCGCCTACAAGCGCGAGAACGAGCTGGACCCGATCCGCCTCCGCCCGCACCCGCACGAGTTCGAGATGTACTACGACTGCTGACCCGGAAAGGCGCGCTGACCTCGCAAGATGTCAGCGCGCCTTTCGCGTGTTCCGGCCCTGTTCCGTCCGGGCACTGAGGACCGCATCGACGGCCTCGCGCGTGGACTCGTCCTTGTCGGGCCACAGGTGCCCGTACGTGTCGAGCGTGGTCTTCGCCGAGGCGTGCCGCAGACGGGCCTGGACCACCTTCACGTCGGCGCCCGAGGCGATCAGCAGCGACGCGAAGTAGTGCCGCAAGTCCTGGAAGCGGAAGCCGGCCGGGAGCCCGTCGACCTTCCCGCGCGCCGTACGGAACGCGCGCTCCAGCCTCCACGGCTCCAGCTGGCCGCCGCCCGGTTCGGCGGTGAGCACCGTCGCCGCCGGCCACTCCGCGACGTGCGGCGCGAGATAGTCCGTCGCGAGCGACCTCGAGATCGGCACCGACGCCCGTGACATCTCCGTCTTCAGCGGCTCGGCCGGGAACTGCACGGCCGGATGGACGATCCCACGCATGAAGTCGACGTCCTCGACGTGCAGGCCGCACGCCTCGGCGATCCTCAGGCCCACGAACGCGCCGAGGAGGATCGACGCCTGGTAACGCTCGGGCATGGCCTCGTACAGAGTCCAGATCTGCTCTGTGGTCGCGACGTACGCACGCTGCTTGCCGGCCCCGGGCGACGTGTACCGCGAGCAGGGACTTCGGGGAATGATCCCGTCCCGCACGGCGTCGGACATGATCTGCGAGAGCCGGGAGTGGAGCGCGTAGACGTAGGAGTCTGCGAGCGGCTGCTTCTCCCCCGACCTCAGCGTCCTCCCCTCGGCGCGTAGCCGGGCCGTCCATGAGCGGATCTGCGACGGCCGGACGGCCGACAGCGGGAGCGGGCCGAACTCGGCCTTGATCTGTGCGACGTGCGTACGGGCCTGCCGCACGGTCGACTTCCGCCGCGTCGCGTAGCCCGTGAGCCATGTGTCGCACCACTGCTCGACGGTCGTTCGGGCGACCTTCGGGTCGACGTATACGCCGCGGAGCGTGTCCGCTT
It encodes:
- the glnA gene encoding type I glutamate--ammonia ligase yields the protein MFSSAGEVLNYIKDEGVQFVDVRFTDLPGTTQHFTFPVENFGENVFTDGLMFDGSSIRGFQEIHESDMLLLPDPTTAVIDPFRQHKTLNLTFFVHDPLTGEAYTRDPRNVSRKAEDYLRGTGIADTAFFGPEAEFYIFDDVRFETSQHESYFHIDSVEGAWNTGRAEDGGNLGYKQRYKGGYFPVPPMDHFTDLRSEMVRQLIASGVETEMQHHEVGTAGQAEIDIKFDSMLKMADKLMLYKYIVKSVARQAGKTVTFMPKPIFGDNGSGMHCHQSLWKDGSPLFYDEVGYAGLSDMARYYIGGLLKHASSLLAFTNPTVNSYHRLVPGYEAPVNLVYSQRNRSACVRIPITGSNPKAKRLEFRVPDPSANPYLAFPAMLMAGLDGIKNKIEPAEPVDKDLYELPPEEARSVPQVPGSLDAVLNSLEADHDYLLEGGVFTPDLIETWIAYKRENELDPIRLRPHPHEFEMYYDC
- a CDS encoding site-specific integrase; the protein is MARVKDLWWTTSRPRRKTSRHPDNGGSKDAKRWLAIWIGPDGKEASRAFEKKSDAEKHGTAMEADTLRGVYVDPKVARTTVEQWCDTWLTGYATRRKSTVRQARTHVAQIKAEFGPLPLSAVRPSQIRSWTARLRAEGRTLRSGEKQPLADSYVYALHSRLSQIMSDAVRDGIIPRSPCSRYTSPGAGKQRAYVATTEQIWTLYEAMPERYQASILLGAFVGLRIAEACGLHVEDVDFMRGIVHPAVQFPAEPLKTEMSRASVPISRSLATDYLAPHVAEWPAATVLTAEPGGGQLEPWRLERAFRTARGKVDGLPAGFRFQDLRHYFASLLIASGADVKVVQARLRHASAKTTLDTYGHLWPDKDESTREAVDAVLSARTEQGRNTRKAR